In Buchnera aphidicola (Aphis aurantii), one DNA window encodes the following:
- a CDS encoding outer membrane protein assembly factor BamE: MLLIIFLLTNCSFLVNKDYNSNNIIDEFDLNLNEFKRNYKGMTREQIIYIFGNPIISDSFSDSYHYIFYKRSEKNICKKITLNIFFKKNKVFSFNLK, encoded by the coding sequence ATGTTGCTAATAATTTTTTTATTGACTAATTGTTCATTTTTAGTCAATAAAGATTATAATTCTAATAATATAATAGATGAATTTGATTTAAATTTAAATGAATTTAAAAGAAATTATAAAGGTATGACAAGAGAGCAAATAATTTATATTTTTGGAAATCCAATAATTTCGGATTCTTTCAGTGATTCATATCATTATATTTTTTATAAACGATCTGAAAAAAATATATGCAAAAAAATTACTTTAAATATTTTTTTTAAAAAAAATAAAGTGTTTAGTTTTAATTTGAAATGA
- the pth gene encoding aminoacyl-tRNA hydrolase produces the protein MIVGLSNPKKKYHNTRHNIGSWYIYSLAKYFNVLLKEEKKFFGFVASIKTYSNDIHLFIPNIFMNINGGAIYKIASFYNIDLNEILVAHDDLDLVSGTSKLKYSYGHSGHNGLRSIITHFSKKKINFYRLRIGIGRPNNKKEISSFVLSRPFNEEIYLINISIQNAIQNTIALLGKIT, from the coding sequence ATGATTGTGGGATTGTCTAATCCTAAAAAAAAATATCATAATACACGTCATAATATAGGTTCTTGGTATATTTATTCTTTAGCAAAATATTTTAATGTATTATTAAAAGAAGAAAAAAAGTTTTTTGGTTTTGTTGCTTCTATTAAAACATATTCGAATGATATTCATTTATTTATACCTAATATTTTTATGAATATTAATGGTGGTGCAATATATAAAATTGCTTCATTTTATAATATTGATTTAAATGAAATATTAGTGGCACATGATGATTTAGATTTAGTATCTGGAACGTCAAAACTGAAATATAGTTATGGACATAGTGGTCATAATGGTTTAAGAAGTATTATCACTCATTTTAGTAAAAAAAAAATAAATTTTTATAGACTGAGAATTGGTATCGGTCGACCAAACAATAAAAAAGAAATATCGTCTTTTGTACTTTCACGACCTTTCAATGAAGAAATTTATTTAATTAATATATCTATTCAAAATGCTATACAAAATACCATTGCTTTATTAGGTAAAATTACTTAA
- the rnt gene encoding ribonuclease T, with product MPITEKFNLLNNRFRSFYPVVIDIETAGFNPQTDAVLEIALITLKMDKLGWLHKANTLHFHIKPFQGSIINSDAIAFNKIDPFNPLRGAISEKLAIESILETVQRGIQIENCRKSIVVAHNANFDHNFLMAAIQRVKIKQNPFHPFVTFDTASLSALVLGETVLAKACKAIGLSFDNNQAHSALYDTLQTANLFCELVNRWKKLGGWPINIKK from the coding sequence ATGCCTATAACGGAAAAATTTAATTTATTAAATAATCGATTTCGCAGTTTTTACCCTGTTGTCATCGATATCGAAACAGCTGGTTTTAATCCACAAACCGATGCAGTATTAGAGATTGCTTTGATAACATTAAAAATGGATAAATTAGGATGGTTACACAAAGCAAATACACTTCACTTTCATATTAAACCTTTTCAGGGATCTATTATAAACTCTGATGCTATTGCATTTAATAAAATTGATCCATTTAATCCATTACGTGGCGCTATTAGTGAAAAATTAGCAATTGAATCGATATTAGAAACAGTTCAAAGGGGGATTCAAATAGAAAATTGTAGAAAAAGTATTGTAGTTGCACATAATGCTAATTTTGATCATAATTTTTTAATGGCTGCAATACAAAGAGTTAAAATTAAACAAAATCCATTTCATCCTTTTGTTACATTTGACACAGCATCTTTAAGCGCATTAGTTCTAGGAGAAACGGTTTTAGCTAAAGCTTGTAAAGCTATTGGATTATCATTTGATAATAACCAAGCTCATTCTGCACTTTATGATACTTTGCAAACTGCAAATCTTTTTTGCGAACTCGTTAATCGATGGAAAAAATTAGGTGGATGGCCAATTAATATAAAAAAATAA
- a CDS encoding peroxiredoxin gives MVLVTRKAPNFIAPAILSNGEITNTFDLYQYSNGKSVMLFFWPMDFTFVCPSEIMEFNKIYEKFQNRNVKIIGVSVDSVFVHQAWQKTLPKNGGIGKVKFPMVSDIKHDIQKSYGIEHPELNIALRASFLIDKNGIIRHQVVNDLPFGRNVNEMIRMIDAIEFHHQYGEVCPANWEPGKDGITTSSQGISSYLEKHFS, from the coding sequence ATGGTTTTAGTTACAAGAAAAGCACCTAATTTCATAGCTCCAGCAATTTTAAGTAATGGAGAAATCACAAATACTTTTGATTTATACCAGTACTCCAATGGAAAATCAGTGATGTTGTTTTTTTGGCCTATGGATTTTACTTTTGTATGTCCTTCTGAGATTATGGAATTTAATAAAATTTATGAAAAATTTCAAAATCGAAATGTAAAAATTATAGGTGTATCTGTTGATAGTGTTTTTGTACACCAAGCATGGCAAAAAACTCTTCCTAAAAACGGAGGAATTGGCAAAGTTAAATTTCCTATGGTATCTGATATAAAACATGATATCCAAAAATCTTATGGAATAGAACATCCAGAATTAAACATCGCATTAAGAGCTTCATTTTTAATTGATAAAAACGGGATTATACGTCATCAAGTTGTTAACGATCTTCCATTCGGACGTAATGTAAATGAAATGATACGAATGATAGATGCTATAGAATTTCACCACCAATATGGAGAAGTATGCCCTGCAAATTGGGAACCTGGAAAAGATGGAATAACTACCTCTTCACAAGGAATTTCTTCATATTTAGAGAAACATTTTTCATAA
- a CDS encoding DUF2076 domain-containing protein gives MKDEEKKLIENLFHRLKKTELNSSERDDEANNLIQDLVKKQPCSPYYMAQTILIQETAIKKLSLQIEELKNKILNFNVNTSNKKPSFLSSFFKKEPISLEKSNSIWKRDQNIPESHNSLPTSSATISNTSGNNGGFLKNALQTATGVAGGMILGNMLMNVFNHSKPEEEIFDNVNESSISNVEEHAFHSNNEDHLINDHYDNHFYNEHSSHLNNEYTHEIGDDMNDMNDMNDMNDMNDMNDMNDMNDMNDMNDDNFI, from the coding sequence ATGAAAGATGAAGAAAAAAAATTAATAGAAAATTTGTTTCATCGTTTGAAAAAAACTGAATTAAATTCTTCTGAGAGAGATGATGAAGCAAATAATTTAATTCAAGATTTAGTAAAAAAACAGCCCTGCTCTCCTTATTATATGGCGCAAACAATATTAATCCAAGAAACAGCAATAAAGAAATTAAGTTTACAAATCGAAGAATTAAAAAATAAAATATTAAATTTTAATGTAAACACATCAAATAAAAAACCAAGTTTTTTATCTAGTTTTTTTAAAAAAGAACCAATATCTTTAGAGAAATCTAATAGTATTTGGAAAAGAGATCAAAATATTCCAGAATCGCACAATTCTTTACCAACATCTTCTGCAACTATTAGTAATACTAGTGGTAATAATGGTGGTTTTCTTAAAAACGCTTTACAAACTGCCACAGGTGTAGCAGGAGGAATGATTCTAGGTAATATGTTAATGAACGTTTTTAATCATAGCAAACCGGAAGAAGAGATATTTGATAATGTTAATGAATCTTCTATATCTAATGTAGAAGAGCATGCATTTCATTCAAATAATGAAGATCACTTAATTAATGATCATTATGATAATCATTTTTATAATGAACATTCATCTCATTTAAATAATGAATATACTCATGAAATCGGTGATGACATGAATGATATGAATGACATGAATGACATGAATGACATGAATGATATGAATGATATGAATGATATGAATGATATGAATGATATGAATGATGATAATTTTATTTAA
- the ung gene encoding uracil-DNA glycosylase: MNDSLTWKDILSQEKKKYFFDIINYIRKERLKKIICPSSKDIFNAFSLTPFNAIKVVIVGQDPYFLDNQAHGLAFSVPKHEDIPPSLRNIYKELNSDFKKNYMFNHGCLENWAKQGVFLLNTILTVELGKPKSHNHIGWEIFTNKVIYYISTYKKSIIFLLWGNDAQRKHNLIDTNKHYILKSSHPSPLSAHRSFLGCKHFSKTNKILMECKKKEINWFDI, translated from the coding sequence ATGAATGATAGTTTAACTTGGAAAGATATTTTATCTCAAGAAAAAAAAAAATATTTTTTTGATATTATTAATTATATTAGAAAAGAGCGTTTAAAAAAGATAATATGCCCTTCTTCAAAAGATATTTTTAATGCTTTTTCGTTAACTCCTTTTAATGCAATCAAAGTAGTTATTGTTGGACAAGATCCTTATTTTTTAGATAATCAAGCGCATGGTCTGGCGTTTTCAGTTCCGAAACATGAAGATATCCCACCTTCTTTAAGAAATATATATAAAGAATTAAATAGTGATTTTAAAAAAAACTATATGTTTAATCATGGTTGTCTTGAAAATTGGGCAAAACAAGGTGTTTTTTTATTAAATACCATTTTAACTGTTGAGCTGGGAAAACCAAAGTCTCATAATCATATCGGATGGGAAATATTTACTAACAAAGTAATTTATTATATTAGTACATATAAAAAATCTATTATTTTTTTACTTTGGGGGAACGATGCTCAAAGAAAACATAATTTAATTGATACTAATAAACATTACATTTTAAAATCATCTCATCCATCTCCGTTATCAGCTCATCGAAGTTTTTTGGGGTGCAAACATTTTTCTAAAACTAATAAAATATTAATGGAATGCAAAAAAAAAGAAATTAATTGGTTTGATATTTAA
- the gyrA gene encoding DNA topoisomerase (ATP-hydrolyzing) subunit A: MKKLAREIIQVNIEEELKSSYLDYAMSVIVGRALPDVRDGLKPVHRRILFAMYVLHNDWNKPYKKSARIVGDVIGKYHPHGDSAVYDSIVRMAQNFSMRYVLVDGQGNFGSVDGDAAAAMRYTEIRMSKISHELLIDLEKNTVEFSPNYDGTEYIPEILPSKIPNLLINGSSGIAVGMATNIPPHNLFEVINGCLAYIENNDITLKELIKHIPGPDFPTAGIINGKKGIEEAYRTGKGKIYIRARNKIEKNKKNNKEKIVFYEIPYQVNKSRLIEKIAELVKEKKIDGITALSDESDKDGMRIVIEIKKEALSEIILNQLYSLTQLQISFGINMVALCRGQPKTLSLKEIIQHFISHRKEIVTRRSIFELKKTLKRTHILEGLSVALININLIIDLIKNSKNTIEAKKFIIEKKWAYKNTKHNIQNKIETIKQKKDYYYFSDKQAQSILDLRLQRLTNLEQNKITLEYNNLTQKIKELKEILKDPNRMLSVIKEELLLIQCNFNDKRKTEIIEHHTDINIEDLINQEDVVVTLSHSGYVKYQPISDYNAQKRGGKGKSAAKIKEEDFIQNLVIANTHDTILCFSSRGILYWMKVYQLPESSRHAKGRPIVNLLPLNNKERITAILPVHEYKDNLNIFMATAQGIVKKSSLKKFQKPRSAGIIAINLRTNDELIGVALTNGNNNIMLFTENGKVVQFSENSVRAMGRTASGVKGIKMLKNDKVVSLIVPHEKENILIATNNGYGKRTKISDFPIKSRATQGVISIKLTKKNGKIIGAIQVIKKDQIMMITNAGTLVRIRVSEIGVLKRNTQGVILIRTSKNEKVVALQRIVEPMINAI, encoded by the coding sequence ATGAAAAAACTTGCACGAGAAATCATACAAGTTAATATTGAAGAAGAGTTAAAAAGTTCTTATTTAGACTATGCTATGTCAGTGATCGTCGGAAGAGCTTTACCTGATGTTCGAGATGGTTTAAAACCAGTTCACCGAAGAATACTTTTCGCAATGTACGTATTACATAATGACTGGAATAAACCATACAAAAAATCTGCTAGAATAGTAGGTGATGTAATCGGAAAATACCATCCACATGGAGATTCTGCTGTATATGACTCAATAGTTCGAATGGCGCAAAATTTTTCAATGAGGTATGTATTGGTAGATGGCCAAGGAAATTTTGGATCAGTAGATGGAGATGCTGCTGCAGCAATGCGATATACAGAAATTAGAATGTCTAAAATATCTCATGAATTATTGATTGACTTGGAAAAAAACACCGTTGAATTTTCGCCTAATTACGATGGTACAGAATATATACCTGAAATATTACCATCTAAAATACCAAATCTTTTAATTAATGGATCCTCCGGTATCGCTGTTGGGATGGCAACAAATATTCCGCCTCATAACCTATTCGAAGTTATTAATGGATGTTTAGCTTATATAGAAAATAACGATATTACTTTAAAAGAATTAATAAAGCATATTCCAGGACCGGATTTTCCCACCGCAGGTATTATTAATGGGAAAAAAGGTATCGAAGAAGCATATCGAACTGGAAAAGGAAAAATTTATATTCGTGCACGTAATAAAATTGAAAAAAATAAAAAAAACAATAAAGAAAAAATTGTTTTTTATGAAATTCCTTATCAAGTTAATAAATCGCGTTTAATAGAAAAAATAGCGGAACTAGTAAAAGAAAAAAAAATTGACGGAATTACAGCTTTAAGCGATGAATCTGACAAAGACGGAATGAGAATTGTAATTGAAATCAAAAAAGAAGCGTTATCAGAAATTATTTTAAATCAATTATATTCTCTCACTCAATTACAAATTTCTTTTGGAATAAATATGGTTGCATTATGTCGAGGACAACCAAAAACTTTATCTTTAAAAGAAATTATTCAACACTTTATATCACACAGAAAAGAAATAGTAACACGTCGTAGTATTTTTGAACTAAAAAAAACACTAAAACGAACTCATATCCTTGAAGGATTAAGTGTTGCTTTAATTAATATTAATCTTATTATTGATTTAATAAAAAACTCTAAAAATACAATAGAAGCAAAAAAATTCATTATAGAAAAAAAATGGGCTTATAAAAATACAAAACACAACATACAAAACAAAATAGAAACAATAAAACAAAAAAAAGATTACTATTACTTCAGCGACAAACAAGCACAATCAATTTTAGATTTACGATTACAAAGATTGACTAATTTAGAACAAAATAAAATTACTTTAGAATATAATAATTTGACACAAAAAATCAAAGAACTTAAAGAAATATTAAAAGACCCAAATCGTATGCTTTCAGTAATTAAAGAAGAATTGTTATTAATACAATGCAACTTTAATGATAAAAGAAAAACAGAAATAATTGAACATCATACAGATATAAATATTGAAGATTTAATTAATCAAGAAGATGTAGTCGTTACATTATCACATTCAGGTTATGTAAAATATCAACCAATTTCAGATTATAATGCACAAAAAAGAGGGGGGAAAGGAAAATCAGCTGCTAAAATAAAAGAAGAAGATTTTATACAAAATTTAGTAATCGCCAATACACATGATACTATTTTATGTTTTTCAAGTCGAGGTATTTTATATTGGATGAAAGTATATCAATTACCAGAGTCTAGTAGACATGCAAAAGGGAGACCTATAGTAAATTTACTACCATTAAACAATAAAGAAAGAATTACAGCTATTTTACCTGTTCATGAATATAAAGATAATCTTAATATTTTTATGGCCACTGCTCAAGGTATAGTGAAAAAAAGTTCTCTAAAAAAATTTCAAAAACCTAGATCTGCTGGAATTATAGCTATCAATTTAAGAACAAATGATGAATTGATTGGGGTAGCATTAACTAATGGAAATAACAATATCATGCTCTTTACAGAAAATGGAAAGGTAGTTCAATTTTCAGAAAATAGTGTGAGAGCTATGGGTAGAACAGCATCTGGAGTAAAAGGCATTAAAATGCTAAAAAATGATAAAGTCGTTTCATTAATCGTTCCTCATGAGAAGGAAAATATTCTGATAGCAACTAATAACGGGTATGGAAAACGCACAAAAATATCTGATTTTCCAATCAAATCACGCGCAACACAGGGAGTTATTTCAATAAAATTAACAAAAAAGAACGGAAAGATAATTGGAGCTATACAAGTTATAAAAAAAGATCAAATTATGATGATTACCAATGCTGGAACACTAGTAAGAATTAGAGTGTCAGAAATAGGTGTATTAAAAAGAAATACACAAGGTGTAATTTTAATACGCACATCAAAAAACGAAAAAGTTGTTGCTTTACAAAGAATTGTAGAACCTATGATAAATGCTATATAA
- a CDS encoding Fe-Mn family superoxide dismutase, producing MSYLLPALPYSYNALEPYFDEETMKIHHTKHHQNYINNTNTILENTAFSSLSIEELMSIFNEISLENKNILRNNAGGHINHSFFWKSLKANTVLNNSLKLELEKSFGSFEYFKNQFEDIAFKHFGSGWVWLVNQNGKLTIVSTTNQDNPLMGKSISNTYGDPILGLDIWEHAYYLKYQNRKLDYVKAFWNVVNWDKVDSRLNK from the coding sequence ATGAGCTACCTTTTACCCGCTTTACCTTATTCATACAACGCATTAGAACCTTATTTTGATGAAGAAACAATGAAAATTCATCATACAAAGCATCATCAAAATTATATTAATAATACTAATACTATTTTAGAAAACACAGCTTTTTCATCTCTTTCAATTGAAGAATTAATGTCTATATTTAATGAAATAAGTTTAGAAAATAAAAATATACTACGAAATAATGCAGGTGGACATATTAATCATAGTTTTTTTTGGAAATCTTTAAAAGCTAATACTGTATTAAATAATAGTTTAAAATTAGAATTAGAGAAAAGTTTTGGCAGTTTTGAGTATTTTAAAAATCAATTTGAAGATATTGCTTTTAAACATTTCGGATCAGGTTGGGTTTGGTTAGTGAATCAAAATGGAAAATTGACTATAGTATCTACTACAAATCAAGATAATCCATTAATGGGAAAATCAATATCAAATACTTATGGCGATCCTATTTTAGGGTTAGATATTTGGGAACATGCATATTATCTAAAATATCAAAATAGAAAATTAGATTATGTTAAAGCATTTTGGAATGTAGTAAATTGGGATAAAGTTGATAGTCGTTTGAATAAATAA
- the ychF gene encoding redox-regulated ATPase YchF, which translates to MGFKCGIIGLPNVGKSTLFNALTKGNSAIANFPFCTINPNIGIVSVPDVRIDELSKIISPKKIVNAYIEFVDIAGLVKGASKGEGLGNQFLSNIKDTQAIAHVVRCFKDDNVSHIYNKINPKNDIDIINSELILSDFDICEKSILRLQKKSNYNIQDKEKKIFVLNKCMNHLKNLLMLKTLKLDLIEKKIISDCRFLTLKPTMYIANINENKESLHFLKELKQIAKKENSLVIPISSNLELDLVKMNNDEQKDFMKAFNIQKLGLNKIIKYGYKILDLITFFTVGIKEIHAWSIPNGSTSIQAAHKIHSDFSKGFIRAQIIKYLDFIQYQSETKVKEMGKCKIEGKDYQIKDGDIVNFLFNV; encoded by the coding sequence ATGGGTTTTAAATGCGGCATAATAGGGCTTCCTAATGTTGGAAAATCTACTTTATTCAACGCCTTAACTAAAGGAAATTCTGCAATTGCAAATTTTCCATTTTGCACTATTAATCCTAATATTGGAATAGTTTCAGTTCCGGATGTTCGTATAGATGAACTTTCTAAAATTATTTCCCCTAAAAAAATAGTAAATGCATATATAGAATTTGTAGATATTGCAGGTTTAGTAAAAGGAGCTTCTAAAGGAGAAGGTTTGGGAAACCAATTTTTAAGCAATATTAAAGATACACAAGCTATTGCGCATGTTGTTCGATGTTTTAAAGACGATAATGTTAGTCATATTTATAATAAAATAAATCCTAAAAATGATATAGATATAATTAATTCCGAGCTTATATTATCTGATTTTGATATCTGTGAAAAATCTATCTTAAGATTGCAAAAAAAATCAAATTATAATATACAAGATAAAGAAAAAAAAATATTTGTTTTAAATAAATGCATGAATCATTTAAAAAATTTGTTAATGCTTAAAACATTAAAATTAGATTTAATAGAAAAGAAAATAATTAGTGATTGTCGATTTTTAACTTTAAAACCCACAATGTATATTGCAAATATTAATGAAAATAAAGAATCTTTACATTTTTTAAAAGAACTAAAGCAAATAGCAAAAAAAGAAAATTCTTTGGTGATTCCAATTTCTTCAAATTTAGAATTAGATTTAGTTAAAATGAATAATGATGAACAAAAAGATTTTATGAAAGCTTTTAATATACAAAAATTAGGATTAAATAAAATTATTAAATACGGTTATAAAATACTTGATTTAATCACTTTTTTTACAGTTGGGATTAAAGAAATTCATGCGTGGTCTATACCCAATGGTAGTACAAGTATTCAAGCTGCTCATAAAATTCATAGTGATTTTAGTAAAGGTTTTATTCGTGCTCAAATTATTAAATATTTAGATTTTATTCAGTATCAAAGTGAAACAAAAGTTAAAGAAATGGGAAAATGCAAAATTGAAGGAAAAGATTATCAAATTAAAGATGGTGATATTGTTAATTTTTTATTTAATGTTTAA
- the grpE gene encoding nucleotide exchange factor GrpE, whose amino-acid sequence MDTEEKQLKNKDIEKTYTNKKNEKKISNNDQIQNIDINNLSELQEKLLDTKKKEHDIQLRHLAYIENIKKNAEIEIKNIKNIKKEEFFKKIIPIIDVLENTLSLAKKVHLEKEPLVQGIKLTLESLLKIIYKFGVKIEGKTNEIFNPKIHNAILTENSTKIQPDHIISVIRKGFSFNNIILRKAFVIVSKI is encoded by the coding sequence ATGGATACTGAAGAAAAACAACTAAAAAACAAAGATATTGAAAAAACATATACAAATAAAAAAAATGAAAAAAAAATAAGTAATAATGATCAAATTCAAAACATTGATATAAATAATTTGAGTGAATTACAAGAAAAATTATTAGATACTAAAAAAAAAGAACATGATATACAATTAAGGCATCTAGCCTATATAGAAAATATAAAAAAAAATGCTGAAATAGAAATAAAAAATATAAAAAATATAAAAAAAGAAGAATTTTTTAAAAAAATTATCCCTATTATAGACGTTTTAGAAAATACGTTATCTTTAGCTAAAAAAGTACATTTAGAAAAAGAACCATTGGTACAAGGAATAAAATTAACATTAGAGTCTTTGTTGAAAATCATATATAAATTTGGAGTAAAAATAGAAGGCAAAACAAATGAAATTTTTAATCCAAAAATTCATAATGCTATATTAACTGAAAATTCAACGAAAATACAACCTGATCATATTATCTCAGTAATACGAAAAGGTTTTAGTTTTAATAATATTATCCTTCGAAAAGCATTTGTAATAGTTTCTAAAATTTAA
- the grxD gene encoding Grx4 family monothiol glutaredoxin, with amino-acid sequence MEIIKKIEHQIKNNIILIYMKGTPDAPSCGFSAQAVKALSICGEKFAYIDVLENEDIRKELPKYSNWPTFPQLWVDGELIGGCSIVLEMFQNGDLQKLISKTINKYKK; translated from the coding sequence ATGGAGATAATAAAAAAAATAGAACATCAAATTAAAAATAATATTATTTTAATTTATATGAAAGGAACACCAGATGCTCCTAGTTGTGGTTTTTCTGCGCAAGCTGTAAAAGCTTTATCGATATGCGGAGAAAAATTTGCATATATAGATGTTTTAGAAAACGAAGACATTAGAAAAGAACTACCTAAATATTCAAATTGGCCTACATTTCCTCAGTTATGGGTAGATGGAGAGTTGATAGGAGGTTGTAGTATTGTTTTGGAAATGTTTCAAAATGGCGATTTACAAAAATTAATATCTAAAACAATCAATAAATATAAAAAATAA
- the nadK gene encoding NAD(+) kinase, whose amino-acid sequence MKQYFNCIGIVGRPRNSNALITHEKLYIWLIKRGYKVFVEYNISKKLKLKNLKTATLIEIGQLCDLAIVIGGDGNLLCTARILSYFNIKIIGINRGNLGFLTDLNPDNQFKKLSEVLSGHYFIENRFLLDIKIYKNKKFYKSSIAINEVVVHPKHIAHMIEFEVYIDNQFAFSQRSDGLIISTPTGSTGYSLSAGGPIIVTSLEAILLIPMFPHTLSARPLVIRSDSMICLKFSNSEKDLKVSCDSQIVYPVNKNECVFIKRSNYYLNLVHPKSYNYFETLTSKLNWSKKSF is encoded by the coding sequence ATGAAACAATATTTCAATTGTATCGGTATTGTTGGACGTCCTCGTAACTCTAATGCATTAATCACACATGAAAAACTGTACATATGGTTAATTAAAAGAGGTTATAAAGTTTTTGTTGAATATAATATCTCTAAAAAATTAAAGTTAAAAAATCTAAAAACTGCTACATTGATAGAAATTGGTCAACTTTGTGATTTGGCTATAGTAATTGGTGGAGATGGAAACTTACTATGTACAGCTCGAATTTTATCATATTTTAATATTAAAATCATTGGTATTAATAGAGGAAATTTAGGATTTTTAACAGATTTAAATCCTGACAATCAATTTAAGAAATTATCAGAAGTGTTATCTGGGCATTATTTTATAGAAAATCGTTTTTTATTAGATATTAAAATTTATAAAAACAAAAAATTTTATAAATCTAGTATAGCTATTAATGAAGTTGTTGTTCACCCAAAACACATAGCTCATATGATAGAATTTGAAGTTTATATTGATAATCAATTTGCTTTTTCACAACGTTCAGATGGTTTGATTATTTCAACGCCGACTGGTTCAACAGGTTATTCATTATCTGCGGGGGGACCAATTATAGTAACTTCTTTAGAAGCTATATTATTAATACCTATGTTTCCTCATACTTTATCAGCTCGACCTTTAGTTATTCGAAGTGATAGTATGATTTGTTTAAAGTTTTCAAATTCAGAAAAAGATTTAAAAGTTAGTTGTGATAGTCAAATAGTATATCCTGTCAATAAAAATGAATGTGTTTTCATTAAACGAAGTAATTATTATTTAAATCTGGTTCACCCTAAAAGTTATAACTATTTTGAAACTTTAACATCTAAGCTAAATTGGTCTAAAAAATCTTTTTGA